In the Helianthus annuus cultivar XRQ/B chromosome 11, HanXRQr2.0-SUNRISE, whole genome shotgun sequence genome, one interval contains:
- the LOC110919114 gene encoding uncharacterized protein LOC110919114, producing the protein MRNHFWTEVGNGTTTSAWYDFWSSLGPLGDFLSPRTITNAGFNLEATVAYIRSNGVWLWPIAWRDLFPVLIQLDNVNIEPHKRDRIMWREGDHVSHMSASSVWNSIRYAEPEIHWCSIVWFPQCIPRHAFFMWLVTRVVRYKLMGVKLKNNARVQRLLEVWEIQRPSYEIDSG; encoded by the exons ATGCGGAATCATTTTTGGACCGAGGTGGGTAATGGAactacaacttcagcatggtatGATTTCTGGTCTTCTTTGGGGCCGCTGGGTGATTTTTTATCACCAAGAACTATCACGAATGCGGGTTTTAATTTGGAGGCTACAGTTGCTTATATTCGGTCTAATGGGGTTTGGTTGTGGCCAATAGCTTGGAGGGATCTTTTTCCTGTTCTTATTCAGCTTGACAATGTGAATATAGAGCCGCATAAGAGGGATAGGATTATGTGGCGAGAAGGTGATCATGTTAGTCATATGTCTGCATCGAGTGTTTGGAATTCTATTCGCTATGCAGAACCAGAGATTCATTGGTGCTCTATTGTTTGGTTTCCTCAATGTATCCCGAGGCATGCTTTCTTTATGTGGCTAGTCACGAGGG TGGTTCGGTATAAGCTGATGGGTGTGAAGCtgaagaacaatgctagagtaCAGAGGCTTCTTGAAGTTTGGGAGATTCAAAGACCTTCGTATGAGATCGATAGTGGTTGA
- the LOC110919113 gene encoding uncharacterized protein LOC110919113, producing the protein MPVVQTSLCEGSGINLAGTDGCQGSSLNQAATVKPLSYADTVTANNSKKVNFRALASSVMQDGCDVVLPRESVRVMSDKLANTLYGYFLGDHFAFPVVDYFVRKNWKNYGLEKTMMNANGFFFFKFSDELGMLNVLKDGPWIIKSQPMFLNSWTPTTKLEKKEVKKVQVWVKIHEVPIAAYTEDGLSLIATTIGEPKMLDSFTASMCTDSWGRSSYARALMEISADKELREEVTMAIPEPEGEGFVKETMYVEYEWSPYRCAKCCVFGYSNEMCPKQPLKETKVRYESQKRNNQQIKPTKKMPTVDQDGYTEVYGKKMARRVGIPVNKQKSKFEYRPVGPKPKGDGNNASSSNTFRSNNPFEILNAVDTSSGPSNSGRGPDDSDDDDVTKVYNEMDDFMMNGSLNINSKKGASTPSLEVKDEVRQAVKDYNLSLCAILESHVDIGKPDKVCKSVFRNWDWTSNGAKCVKGIRIIIGWNPAIFDVVVLDQSDQVMHLQLIFKLDKRMVFCSIVYAANYYVSRRSLWQNLSMHKVLVGDDPWFVMGDFNSVLNLEDKSMGASSISVGMKDFQSCVDDIEMFDINSSGFHFTWNQKPKKGVGLLKKIDRVLGNTQFVALFPRAVALFHPYRLSDHCPSILKIPEAGKLKPRSFKFANFLVHKPEFLEIVNRGWNTRINGVHQFCVVKRLRLLKKPLRALLFKQGNLHNKTKDLRVKLDSLQQSIDRDPSNAVLRAEEVTIMSSYQEALLDEERFLKQKSKVDWLRAGDMNTAFFHSSLKNRNHRSRIEVIQDSVGNVFEGDRVHDAFVSHYEKFLGCEGDISLNRRQIYLLKS; encoded by the exons ATGCCGGTTGTGCAAACATCGTTATGTGAGGGTTCGGGAATCAACTTGGCAGGAACGGACGGATGTCAGGGATCTTCTTTGAACCAAGCAGCCACGGTTAAACCTTTGTCATATGCAGATACGGTAACTGCAAATAATTCTAAGAAGGTTAACTTTCGAGCTCTTGCTAGTTCCGTGATGCAGGATGGGTGTGATGTTGTTTTGCCGAGGGAATCGGTGCGTGTTATGAGTGATAAGTTGGCAAACACTTTGTATGGGTATTTTTTGGGAGATCATTTTGCTTTTCCTGTTGTTGATTACTTTGTGCGGAAGAATTGGAAGAATTACGGCTTAGAAAAAACAATGATGAACGCGAATgggtttttcttttttaagtttaGTGATGAACTTGGTATGTTGAATGTTCTCAAGGATGGTCCGTGGATTATTAAATCCCAACCGATGTTTCTGAATAGTTGGACGCCAACAACTAAACTAGAAAAGAAAGAGGTTAAGAAGGTTCAAGTTTGGGTTAAAATTCATGAGGTCCCTATTGCGGCTTATACGGAAGATGGACTTAGCCTGATTGCAACGACAATAGGGGAGCCAAAGATGCTAGATTCCTTTACTGCTTCTATGTGCACGGATTCTTGGGGCCGTAGTAGCTATGCTAGAGCATTGATGGAAATTTCGGCTGACAAAGAACTGCGGGAAGAGGTCACAATGGCTATACCCGAACCGGAGGGGGAGGGTTTTGTTAAGGAGACTATGTACGTGGAGTATGAGTGGAGTCCGTATCGGTGTGCCAAGTGCTGTGTGTTTGGTTATTCAAATGAGATGTGTCCGAAACAACCGTTGAAAGAAACTAAAGTTCGATATGAGAGTCAAAAGCGCAATAACCAACAAATTAAACCAACAAAAAAGATGCCCACTGTTGATCAGGATGGATACACAGAAGTGTATGGGAAGAAAATGGCTCGTAGGGTTGGAATTCCTGTTAACAAGCAAAAGTCGAAATTCGAATACAGACCTGTGGGACCGAAACCTAAGGGGGACGGTAACAATGCCTCAAGTTCTAATACTTTCAGGTCTAATAATCCGTTTGAAATCCTTAATGCTGTTGATACGAGCTCGGGTCCAAGTAATTCGGGTAGGGGCCCAGACGattcagatgatgatgatgttacgAAGGTTTATAACGAGATGGATGACTTTATGATGAATGGTTCACTGAATATTAATAGTaaaaaaggggcaagcactccttctctTGAGGTTAAAGATG AGGTTCGTCAGGCGGTGAAGGATTATAATCTCAGTTTGTGTGCTATATTGGAGTCTCATGTTGATATTGGTAAGCCTGATAAAGTTTGTAAGTCCGTTTTTCGTAATTGGGATTGGACATCTAatggggccaaatgtgtcaaaggTATAAGAATTATTATTGGTTGGAACCCAGCAATTTTTGATGTCGTGGTGTTAGATCAATCTGATCAGGTTATGCATCTCCAGCTTATTTTTAAGCTAGACAAGCGAATGGTGTTTTGTTCTATTGTGTATGCGGCTAATTATTATGTTTCTCGTAGAAGTTTATGGCAAAATCTTTCTATGCACAAAGTTTTAGTGGGCGATGACCCCTGGTTCGTAATGGGTGATTTCAACTCGGTGCTGAATCTGGAAGACAAATCCATGGGGGCTTCATCGATCTCGGTTGGCATGAAGGATTTTCAATCGTGTGTGGATGATATTGAGATGTTTGACATTAATAGTTCGGGATTCCATTTTACGTGGAACCAAAAACCAAAGAAGGGCGTTGGATTACTAAAGAAAATTGATCGCGTTCTAGGAAATACTCAGTTTGTGGCTCTTTTCCCGCGTGCAGTTGCTTTATTCCACCCGTATAGACTTTCAGATCATTGTCCAAGTATCCTAAAAATCCCGGAAGCTGGTAAATTGAAACCGAGATCTTTTAAATTCGCTAACTTTCTGGTTCATAAACCAGAATTTCTAGAAATTGTCAATCGGGGTTGGAACACTAGAATTAATGGAGTGCACCAGTTTTGTGTAGTTAAAAGGCTTCGGCTTCTCAAGAAGCCACTTCGAGCTTTACTCTTTAAACAAGGTAACCTGCATAACAAAACCAAAGATCTCCGGGTGAAACTTGATAGTCTTCAACAGTCGATTGATCGGGATCCCTCGAATGCGGTCCTTCGAGCTGAAGAAGTTACCATTATGAGTAGTTATCAAGAAGCTTTACTGGATGAGGAACGCTTTCTGAAACAGAAATCAAAAGTTGATTGGTTGCGAGCGGGTGACATGAATACTGCTTTTTTCCACTCTTCATTGAAAAATAGAAATCATCGTAGCAGGATTGAGGTTATCCAGGATTCGGTTGGAAATGTTTTCGAAGGAGACAGGGTCCATGATGCGTTTGTTAGCCATTATGAAAAGTTTTTGGGCTGTGAAGGAGACATCTCACTCAACCGGCGCCAGATTTATTTGCTAAAAAGCTGA